The following are encoded together in the Oncorhynchus nerka isolate Pitt River linkage group LG25, Oner_Uvic_2.0, whole genome shotgun sequence genome:
- the LOC115109097 gene encoding sphingosine 1-phosphate receptor 1-like: protein MGDSMYSDLIARHYNFTGKLRKVEQDSRLKADSVVFIIVCCFIILENVLVLLTIWRTKKFHKPMYYFIGNLALSDLLAGVVYTANILLSGANTYKLTPTQWFFREGSMFVALAASVFSLLAIAIERHLTMLKMKLHNNGNTCRVFMLISTVWLIAAILGGLPIMGWNCIQSMPSCSTVLPLYHKTYILFCTTVFSVILMAIVVLYARIYALVRTRSRKMVFRKVSNGRGGGSASSKSSEKSMALLKTVIIVLSCFIACWAPLFILLLLDVACDIRMCPILYKAEWFLALAVLNSAMNPLIYTLTSNEMRRAFLKTLLCCSVCTQPSGKFSQPIIGAEFSRSKSDNSSHPNKDEPEYLPRETIVSSGNITSSS, encoded by the coding sequence ATGGGTGACTCCATGTATTCTGACTTGATAGCCAGACACTACAACTTCACAGGGAAGCTCCGGAAAGTGGAGCAGGATTCCAGGCTCAAAGCGGACTCTGTGGTTTTCATCATTGTATGTTGCTTCATTATTCTTGAGAATGTCTTGGTCCTACTTACTATTTGGAGGACCAAGAAGTTCCACAAGCCCATGTACTACTTTATTGGGAACTTAGCTTTATCAGACTTGCTGGCTGGGGTGGTGTACACTGCCAACATCCTGCTGTCAGGTGCCAACACATACAAACTGACCCCCACACAGTGGTTCTTCCGGGAGGGTAGTATGTTTGTGGCCCTGGCAGCCTCAGTCTTCAGCCTGCTGGCCATCGCCATCGAGCGCCACCTCACCATGCTGAAGATGAAGTTACACAACAATGGCAACACGTGCCGTGTCTTCATGCTCATCAGCACCGTGTGGCTGATTGCAGCCATCTTGGGCGGCCTGCCCATCATGGGCTGGAACTGCATCCAGAGCATGCCCAGCTGCTCCACCGTACTGCCTCTCTACCACAAGACCTACATCCTGTTCTGCACCACCGTCTTCAGCGTCATCCTCATGGCCATCGTGGTGCTGTACGCGCGCATCTACGCCCTGGTGCGCACCCGCAGCCGCAAGATGGTGTTCCGCAAGGTCTCCAACGGCCGCGGCGGGGGTAGCGCTAGCAGCAAGAGCTCTGAGAAGTCCATGGCCCTGCTGAAGACCGTGATCATCGTGCTGAGCTGTTTCATCGCCTGCTGGGCCCCACTCTTCATCCTTCTGTTGCTGGACGTGGCCTGCGACATCCGCATGTGCCCCATCCTGTACAAGGCCGAGTGGTTTCTGGCCTTGGCCGTGCTCAACTCAGCCATGAATCCCCTCATCTACACACTCACCAGCAACGAGATGCGTCGCGCCTTCCTCAAAACGCTCCTGTGCTGCAGCGTCTGCACCCAGCCCTCCGGCAAGTTCTCCCAGCCCATTATTGGTGCAGAGTTCAGCCGGAGCAAGTCGGACAACTCGTCCCACCCCAATAAGGATGAGCCGGAGTACTTGCCAAGGGAGACCATCGTATCCTCTGGGAATATCACCTCCTCTTCTTAA
- the LOC135564502 gene encoding uncharacterized protein LOC135564502: MKPALRIWSPVRLLGPAYIAPALRMVSPVRLHSPVRAIPPRRTGRATGSIQPGKVGQARCSRTLVRLHGPVYPVPPPRTSPPVAAPRTRLSLRLIPTGAPACPVLPEPSFSPALPESPAGPALLESPACPVLPELSSSPALPESPVCPAPPELPVCPAPSEPPVCKELPVCKEPPVCKEPPVCKVPPVYKEPPVCKDPPVCKEPPVCKEPPVPPVCKEPPVPPVCKEPPVPPVCKEPPVPPVCKVPPVCKEPPVPPVCKEPPVPPVCKEPPVPPVCKEPPVPPVCKEPPVCKEPPVPPVCKEPPVPPVCKEPPVPPVCKEPPVPPVCKEPPVPPVCKEPPVPPVCKVPPVCKEPPVPPVCKEPPVPPVCKELPVPPVRKGPPVRKGPPVPPVRKEPPVRKEPPVHKEPPVRKVPPVRKEPPVPPVRKEPPVRKEPPVPPIRQSHQSARIRQSRQPVRSCPSVPSCPSVPSCPSVPSCPSVPSCPSVPSCPSVPSCPSVPSCPSVQWGHLEGSPWLGGHGSGQLGGLRLW; the protein is encoded by the coding sequence atgaagccggctctacgcatctggtctccagtgcgtctccttgggccggcttacattgcaccagccttgcgcatggtgtccccggttcgcctgcatagcccagtgcgggctattccacctcgccgcactggcagggcgaccgggagcattcaaccaggtaaggttgggcaggctcggtgctcaagaactctagtgcgcctgcacggtccggtctatccggtaccacctccacgcaccagccctccagtggcagccccccgcaccaggctgtctctccgtctcatccctacaggtgctcccgcctgtccagtgctgccggagccttccttctctccagcgctgccggagtctcccgctggTCCAGccctgctggagtctcccgcctgtccagtgctgccagagctttcctcctctccagcgctgccggagtctccagtctgcccagcgccgcctgagctacctgtctgcccagcgccatcagagccgccagtctgcaaggagctgccagtctgcaaggagccgccagtctgcaaggagccgccagtctgcaaggtgcCGCCAGTCTACAAGGAGCCACCAGTctgcaaggatccgccagtctgcaaggagccaccagtctgcaaggagccgccagtgccgccagtctgcaaggagccgccagtgccgccagtctgcaaggagccgccagtgccgccagtctgcaaggagccgccagtgccgccagtctgcaaggtgccgccagtctgcaaggagccgccagtgccgccagtctgcaaggagccgccagtgccgccagtctgcaaggagccgccagtgccgccagtctgcaaggagccgccagtgccgccagtctgcaaggagccgccagtctgcaaggagccgccagtgccgccagtctgcaaggagccgccagtgccgccagtctgcaaggagccgccagtgccgccagtctgcaaggagccgccagtgccgccagtctgcaaggagccgccagtgccgccagtctgcaaggagccgccagtgccgccagtctgcaaggtgccgccagtctgcaaggagccgccagtgccgccagtctgcaaggagccgccagtgccgccagtctgcaaggagttgccagtgccgccagtccgCAAGGGGCCGCCAGTCCGCAAGGgaccgccagtgccgccagtccgcaaggagccgccagtccgcaaggagccgccagtccaCAAGGAGCCGCCAGTCCGCAAGGTGCCTCCAGTccgcaaggagccgccagtgccgccagtccgcaaggagccgccagtccgCAAGGAGCCGCCAGTACCACCGAtccgccagagccaccagtctgccaggatccgccaaagCCGTCAGCCAGTacggagctgcccctctgtcccgagctgcccctctgtcccgagctgcccctctgtcccgagctgcccctctgtcccgagctgcccctctgtcccgagctgcccctctgtcccgagctgcccctctgtcccgagctgcccctcagtccagtggggtcatttagaagggtcgccgtggttaggaggccacggaagcggacaattgggcggactaagactatggtga